The Triticum aestivum cultivar Chinese Spring chromosome 5A, IWGSC CS RefSeq v2.1, whole genome shotgun sequence genomic sequence ctatgcttaggattgggtcttgtccatcacatcattctcctaatgatgtgatcccattatcaatgacatccaatgtccatagtcaggaaatcatgactatcttttaatcaatgagctagtcaactagaggctcactagggacgtgttgtggtctatgtattcacacatgtattacgatttccggataacacaattatagcatgaacaatagacaattatcatgaacaaggaaatataataataaccattttattattgcctctagggcatatttccaacaccaatcACTCATTGATGCTCATGCCTAAAGAGGTAATAAAAGTATGAATCCCCTAAATTGTCTCTTCTCACCCAAAACAATCCTAGTCAGAAGTTGGAGGATGAGTGTTATGATGGTGTGGACGATGCTGAGGATGCCTCATTGACCTTCAGAAAAACTATTCGTGGAGAGGCTCTTGCTCATTTTTGCTATCTCTTGAAGTCACTTGAGACCATATCAACTTCTACGTGAGCGGATCTTAGACGCGGGAATCACTTGAGACCATATCAACTTCTAAGTGAGAATGACTTGAGTTTGTATGCACCCGGAGATCACCCACTGTGAAGATCTGCCCTTGGTGATGCTTGTAAATGCAAGCCATGATGTAATAGGTTGGTTGTGCTTGGTGGGCTGCTTGGTGGGCGCCAGAACTGGGATTTTGGATCCTATAACCTTTTGGTTCGAatcctccatcaacgtggatgtaggattgCACCAACTATCCAAACCATGTGAAAAATCATTGGGTTAACAAATTTTTTTGGCTACTCTACCCTATTCCCTTACTTTCATTCAAGGTGGTATATTTTCCGATGCTTACTCACTATAATTGCTTGATTGTTTAAGGATCAACTAGCCTCTTTGTGCTTAAAATTGCCAAACTTTAAAAGTGGTAGAAGTTTGTATTatgtctattcaccccctctaacccccccccccaaaggtgtgtgtgtgtgtgcatctaCATTGTAATTGATGTTCCTTAGAAATAGATAATATGCTTGATCGTTATGCACAAGTTGTTGAGACGGACCATTGTGGTGTTTGTGAGTAATTTTTCACAAACCAACTCCGTTTGAAAGTTCAGACAAAAACTAAATCTAACCCTTTTGCTTAATGTGAGCTCCCCTCGCACTAAAGTTGGCAATGTCCGAGCCACATACTTGGAGTTGGAATTCTTTATTGCGTTTTTTGTGAGAGGACAAAATTCTCACTCGTTATTTTCAAATAAAGATACGATAAATCACCAAGAATCATTAGAGGTACTATCTTGTCTAGTTAAGATGTTCATGATGATAACTCACACGGGAGTCTTGCATATTATAGGATCTCAAACAATAGGATCCTAACCAGAGACTGTCAAGATTACCTTATAAAAGGAAGATCTTAAATAAGTGATAACTTGTCAAATAGTGAATTTTGGGGTAGAGTGGAGATACATGCATTAATGATCCGTACGGGGTTGGCTCGTCAGCGTACCGAATTATCAGTTATTAATTATCCAACTTTCTGACCGCCCTACCATGCCTGGTCAAGTCCGAATCGCTTAGTTTATTGTCATTTTAATTGCTGACATTAAGTCTTTAATGGTCAGCAGGAAGTTTGTTCCCCAAAAAATTCATAGGTCTCTAAATAAAGTTGTTGATTGTCTGGCAAAGTATAGTTGCTGTGAGCGAGTCATGGCTGTATGACTTGACAAAGAACCCCATGTATTAAGCATTTTTTGTCTCTAAATTATAACTCTGTCATCTTGGaataaactactccctctgtaaagaaatataagagtgtttagatagcTAATACTACTATTGATCTCGGAAAAAAAAGCAGCTAAATTGACAGTATGCAGTAAAAAGCAGTCACGATCATCAGCTTGTTGCACAGCCGTTGGATCCTCTTGGTCAGCCGATCTGGACGGCGGAGGACACCGCTCGCCGCTCGCCATTCGAAGCGGCCTGGCCGCGAGCCCCGCAACCCAATCCGTCCGCCATGGCGCTGTCggtgcacgccgccgccgccgccgtcgccgccccgcgtctCCTCCCCCCTACCCCGCTCCACCGCTCTGCTCCCGGTACGgcgcctcctcccctccccctcctccgcgCCTTCGCCTCCCTCCGCTCCGGCCCCAGCTCCTCCCGGTGGACGCGGCGGGCGAGCGTGCGGGTGCGCGCGGgtgccggcggcggaggcgggcggagGAGGGAGTCCCCGTACGAGGTGCTCGGCGTGGCGCCGTCCGCCGCGCCCGCGGAGATCAAGCGCGCGTACCGGCGGCTCGCGCTCAAGTATCACCCGGACGTCAACAAGgaggtgcggtgcccccctcctcttCACATCCAAGCAGCAGATTCAGCGATGGAACTAGCTTCAGTACTGTTTCCTAATGGAGATTTTGCTGACAAGCTCCTGGTTCAATGTAGGCGAATGCTCAGGAGAAGTTTCTGAGGATCAAgcacgcctacaacacgctgatgAACTCGGAGAGCCGATCCAAGTacgcgagcagcagcagcagccctgaCTCTTCGTGGTCTCCCGGGAGCAGCAAGCCAGCTGACGCAGAAGAGGATTTCTATGGGTTTGGTACTGAAatctcctctcttctcttctgctcTAGCAAACTAGTACTATATTATTCTGGGGCTAGGAATTTTATGCTGGTCCGTGAACTGAAATGGGCCTCTGACCAGTGGTTGATCATTGATGCGGTGGTACGCTCTGCTAGTGTTAGTGCCATTTCATTGCAGTTTTCTGCTACGGAACTGCCTGTGGATCCAATTCCTATTGCAGTTTTAAATCTGCCGGTAGATAAGATGGTTATGCAGATATAACAAGTTTGATTGATCCGTAAAAAAATGCGCATTTTGTTGACGCCACTTGGTTTCTGGTTTTGCAGGGGATTTCCTTAAAGACCTGCAAACAGAATTTCAGAACTGGGAGGCTGGCCTGAACTCAGAGCAGAAACCTAAAAGCTTGTGGGAAGAACTGTCAGTAAGTCATCTTTACAGCTTTGCTGCACATTGGAAAATTTACTTTTGGAAAAGGATGGCAAATGTCGACTTGCTAGAAGTACACTTATAATGTTGCAGCTGGTAACTATGGCCTATGATGTAGCCCATGCAAATTATACTTATTTCTGCTCGTGCAGGCTATTGGCGAGGAGTTTGTGGAGTTCCTGGAGAACGAACTGAACATCGACGGCTCGGGCACCGAGGAAGACGATGGGAACGATCCGTACACGCAGTTTGGAGGGAAAGGCGGAAATGCTCAGGGTGACAAGAAGGGAACAAGCAGCTCCGACGATGGCGTGTCGGACATAGAGTCCGTCCTTGAGCAGCTGAAGAAGGAGCTCGGGCTCAGCTGAACTGTTGCCTGTTGACAACACACAACGATGGCAACTGCAGCCACCGTGATTGGTACCAGCCCGATGTTCATATGGAGGTCCCCTGTTCTCCCGGATCGGTGGCGGTAATGGTAGGTACTACTAGATGCTGTACTTTAGCTGGTATAGCTTTCCGGTGGGACGACGGATCGAGCGTTTTGCAGAATGTTTTTGTTCCTCGTTCGTAGGGCTGCAGTTTGTTCtggaaagagaagaagagaaggcgTGTGCTTCCTTCTAGTAGTACAGTTTTACTTGAATTTTGGGGTGAAAGGAACTGAAAGCCCGGTAACTGCAGTAGGTGGCATTCCTGCGGCTCGATTTCGACGGAATCATGGATGAAGGGACATAATCACACCGAAAGAAGCAGCGGTTCCATTTTTCTTTTTGACCGGGTCAGCGGTTCCATTTCGTTTGTGAGAGAATGTACCCTCcgtccgtccgaaaatacttgttttAGAAATgaataaaatggatgtatctataactaaaataagtttAGATACAatcatttcaatgacaagtatttccggacggagggagtagtatgtctGAAGAAAAATGGCGTGCCCAATTACGGGGTGACTGAACTGAAGGAAAGAGGGAAGgattttgtttctatttttgttGACGAACGAACCGGCCCAATTAGGGGGGACTTGCGGCGGCCCGGTCGGCCGAACCAACCAACCAAGCCAAcgcgagaagagagagagagagattaaccTTAACCTTAACCCTAGCCTAGCCCCTGGACCCCATCGGAACCGAACCGCTCCTCCCCTGGCTGGTTTTCTTCTCCCCCCGTCCCGCATCTCGCCCCACCCCGGATTTCTTCCGCCGATTCCGTGGCGGCCGGCCGATTCCCCGACAGACCACAGAGAGAAAAATAAACCCGGTGAGTTTTTCTCCTCTCTTCTCCCCCCTCCCCATTTGCCTCTCCCTCGGTTGGTTCGCCTGGTTTAATTCCTCGCCGTCTGCCCGGGGATCAGCTCGTCCGGAACCTAGTTTTCGGGGATTAATTCCTCACTGACTGACGATGGCTGATGCAGGGAGGGAGGCAGCGGATGGCGAccccggaggcggaggctgctgcggcggcggcggacgcggtggCGCTGgcggttgcgagggacgaggcggcggaggaggacgacgacgaggcggccgcggcggcggcgggggaaggaGGGCTGGAGGTGGTGGTGCCGATCGGGGCGCAGAAGCACGACCCGGCGTGGAAGCACTGCCTCATGGTGCGCCTGGCCGGCCGGGACCGCCTAAAGTGCGTCTACTGCGGCAAGCACTTCCTCGGCGGCGGCATCCACCGCTTCAAGGAGCACCTCGCGCGCCGCCCGGGGAACGCCTGCTGCTGCCCCGACGTCCCCGCCGACGTCGAGGCCCTCATGCACCGCAGCCTCGACGaggtcgccgccaagaagctgcgcaagcgcgccctcgccgccgccatggccgccgtcgcctccgccgaccccgccgccttgcCCGCGGCCTCCTcgccttccccctccccctccgccTCCAACGGCGAACTGGCCAGCCCCATCCACGTCCTCCCACTCAACCAGGCCCCCCGCGCCGCCGAGGAGGCCCCTCCCATGGGGACGGGGTCGGGGTGGACCGGCGGCGGCGCCaccaagaggaggaagaaggcgctgGCCGTGAGGCGTGCTCCTGCTTCTGTCCCGCAGGCCCAGCAGCACCCTCTCCAGCCTGCTACTCCTGCTCCCCAGACGCAGCCTCCTCACCAGACGATCATGGCGCTTGATGCGACAGCAACAGCACTGCCGCTGTCAAGGCATGTCGATCCGGCTGCGGGCTCGGACAGGGACCAGGTTTGCATGGCTGTTGGGAGGTTCTTGTATGATGCCGGTGTGCCACTGGAGGCGGTGAATTCCGTGCATTTCCAGCCGATGGTCGACGCTATTTCCTCCATGGGAGGGAAGCCTGAGGTGTTCTCATACCATGACTTCCGCGGCTGCGTCCTGAAGAAGTCGCTGGATGAAGTGTCGGCTCAGTTAGAGTACTACAAGGGGTCATGGACTCGCACGGGGTGCTCAGTGTTGTCCGATGAGTGGACGACTGACAAGGGCAGGACCTTGATGACCTTTTCGGTGTATTGCCCTGAAGGCACCATGTTTCTGAAATCGGTTGACGCAACAGATATCGTCACATCATCAGACGCGCTGTTTGAGCTACTGAAGAGCGTTGTTGAGGAGGTTGGAGAGAAAAATGTCGTCCAAGTGATCACAAACAACTCTGAGATTCATGCAGCCGCAGGTAAAAGGCTAGGTGAAACATTTCCTACACTGTTCTGGTCTCCATGCACTTTCCGGTGCATCGATGGTATGCTTCAAGATTTCAGCAAGGAGACAGCAGTTAGTGAGATCATAAGCAACGCAAAGACCATCACTGGATTTTTGTACAGCAGTGCTCTTGCATTGAGTTTGATGAAGAAGCATCTGCAGGGGAAGGATCTGCTAGTTCCTGCAGAGACCCGTGCTGCCATGAACTTCGTGACGCTGAAAAACATGTACAGTGTGAAGGAGGATTTGCAAGCCATGATCAGTTCAGATGAATGGGTACACTGCCTGCTGCCAAAGATACCCGGAGGGATAGAAGTGAGCAATATTGTTAGCAATTCGCAATTTTGGTCTTCATGTGCCTTGGTTGTTCGTGCCACCGAACCACTTGTGCATCTTCTTAAGCTGGTAGGTAGCAACAAGAGGCCTGCTATGGGGTATGTTTATGCTGGATTATACAAAGCCAAAGCAGCAATCAAGAAAGAGCTAGTGAAGAAGAGCGACTATATGCCTTACTGGAACATTATTGACCAGAGATGGGACAGGCACATGCAACGACCGCTTCATTCAGCTGGTTTCTTCCTAAATCCACTGTTTTTTGATGGAATTGGAGATAACATAtcgaatgaggttttctcaggaatGCTAGACTGTGTAGAAAGGCTGGTGTCTGATGTCAAAATCCAAGATAAAATTCAGAAGGAGCTTAACATGTATCGGAGCGAGGCAGCTGGGGATTTTCGTAGGCAAATGGCTATCCGAGCCCGGCGTACTTTACCTCCTGGTTAGTACTATACAGAATTACAGATTGTATTGAACTCACTTTTACTTGATTGACTAAATTATAGCATTGTTGTAAGCATGAGGTTTCTGAACCAACCTTCCACGCTCCATCTGTTAAAGCATCAAGTTTGTTTGATGATACTTTGATCTTGACATGTTATATTATCTTGCAGCTGAGTGGTGGTATATGTATGGCGGAGCTTGCCCGAATTTAACACGTTTGGCAGTACGTGTCCTCAGTCAGACCTCCAGCGCTAAAGGGTGTGATCGGACACACATTCCTTTCGAACAACTCCATGACCAAAGAATGAATATTTTTGAACGTCAACGAATGCATCATCTCACCTTTGTTCAATGCAACCTGCGGCTACAATACAGGTAACCAAATCCCCGTTACATAGAATGTTTTAATCGATGATGTGTTATTCTGAAAAAAAATTAGCAAAGCATGGATGCAACAAGTGATTTGATTTATACAACTGTTCATAGGCAACAATACAAGGCGAAGGCATTTGATCCAATCTCGGTAGACTACATAGACATAGTTGATGACTGGGTGGTGGATAGATCCGCACTGTTCTCGGGACCAGCAGAGCAGCCAAACTGGATGGAGATT encodes the following:
- the LOC123105700 gene encoding chaperone protein DnaJ, with the translated sequence MALSVHAAAAAVAAPRLLPPTPLHRSAPGTAPPPLPLLRAFASLRSGPSSSRWTRRASVRVRAGAGGGGGRRRESPYEVLGVAPSAAPAEIKRAYRRLALKYHPDVNKEANAQEKFLRIKHAYNTLMNSESRSKYASSSSSPDSSWSPGSSKPADAEEDFYGFGDFLKDLQTEFQNWEAGLNSEQKPKSLWEELSAIGEEFVEFLENELNIDGSGTEEDDGNDPYTQFGGKGGNAQGDKKGTSSSDDGVSDIESVLEQLKKELGLS
- the LOC123105697 gene encoding uncharacterized protein isoform X2, which codes for MATPEAEAAAAAADAVALAVARDEAAEEDDDEAAAAAAGEGGLEVVVPIGAQKHDPAWKHCLMVRLAGRDRLKCVYCGKHFLGGGIHRFKEHLARRPGNACCCPDVPADVEALMHRSLDEVAAKKLRKRALAAAMAAVASADPAALPAASSPSPSPSASNGELASPIHVLPLNQAPRAAEEAPPMGTGSGWTGGGATKRRKKALAVRRAPASVPQAQQHPLQPATPAPQTQPPHQTIMALDATATALPLSRHVDPAAGSDRDQVCMAVGRFLYDAGVPLEAVNSVHFQPMVDAISSMGGKPEVFSYHDFRGCVLKKSLDEVSAQLEYYKGSWTRTGCSVLSDEWTTDKGRTLMTFSVYCPEGTMFLKSVDATDIVTSSDALFELLKSVVEEVGEKNVVQVITNNSEIHAAAGKRLGETFPTLFWSPCTFRCIDGMLQDFSKETAVSEIISNAKTITGFLYSSALALSLMKKHLQGKDLLVPAETRAAMNFVTLKNMYSVKEDLQAMISSDEWVHCLLPKIPGGIEVSNIVSNSQFWSSCALVVRATEPLVHLLKLVGSNKRPAMGYVYAGLYKAKAAIKKELVKKSDYMPYWNIIDQRWDRHMQRPLHSAGFFLNPLFFDGIGDNISNEVFSGMLDCVERLVSDVKIQDKIQKELNMYRSEAAGDFRRQMAIRARRTLPPAEWWYMYGGACPNLTRLAVRVLSQTSSAKGCDRTHIPFEQLHDQRMNIFERQRMHHLTFVQCNLRLQYRQQYKAKAFDPISVDYIDIVDDWVVDRSALFSGPAEQPNWMEISQPFNWTSSAGPGDEFESFIEGVDDEMIQGASRGIQADDDDKDDSNDVEKTLPVGEQVGSNLDKPVN
- the LOC123105697 gene encoding uncharacterized protein isoform X1, which codes for MQGGRQRMATPEAEAAAAAADAVALAVARDEAAEEDDDEAAAAAAGEGGLEVVVPIGAQKHDPAWKHCLMVRLAGRDRLKCVYCGKHFLGGGIHRFKEHLARRPGNACCCPDVPADVEALMHRSLDEVAAKKLRKRALAAAMAAVASADPAALPAASSPSPSPSASNGELASPIHVLPLNQAPRAAEEAPPMGTGSGWTGGGATKRRKKALAVRRAPASVPQAQQHPLQPATPAPQTQPPHQTIMALDATATALPLSRHVDPAAGSDRDQVCMAVGRFLYDAGVPLEAVNSVHFQPMVDAISSMGGKPEVFSYHDFRGCVLKKSLDEVSAQLEYYKGSWTRTGCSVLSDEWTTDKGRTLMTFSVYCPEGTMFLKSVDATDIVTSSDALFELLKSVVEEVGEKNVVQVITNNSEIHAAAGKRLGETFPTLFWSPCTFRCIDGMLQDFSKETAVSEIISNAKTITGFLYSSALALSLMKKHLQGKDLLVPAETRAAMNFVTLKNMYSVKEDLQAMISSDEWVHCLLPKIPGGIEVSNIVSNSQFWSSCALVVRATEPLVHLLKLVGSNKRPAMGYVYAGLYKAKAAIKKELVKKSDYMPYWNIIDQRWDRHMQRPLHSAGFFLNPLFFDGIGDNISNEVFSGMLDCVERLVSDVKIQDKIQKELNMYRSEAAGDFRRQMAIRARRTLPPAEWWYMYGGACPNLTRLAVRVLSQTSSAKGCDRTHIPFEQLHDQRMNIFERQRMHHLTFVQCNLRLQYRQQYKAKAFDPISVDYIDIVDDWVVDRSALFSGPAEQPNWMEISQPFNWTSSAGPGDEFESFIEGVDDEMIQGASRGIQADDDDKDDSNDVEKTLPVGEQVGSNLDKPVN